From a region of the Salminus brasiliensis chromosome 4, fSalBra1.hap2, whole genome shotgun sequence genome:
- the ikzf1 gene encoding DNA-binding protein Ikaros isoform X1, with translation METEEAQEMSQIAGRDSPVTNEAGEEQEEAMPVPEDLSASTGLQHNNRVDKPVACNIKVEARSDEENGLAAEMNGEEEECVAEDLRMLDGSGAKVNGSHAGPDGKPAGPYPTAGGIRLPNGKLKCDICGIVCIGPNVLMVHKRSHTGERPFQCTQCGASFTQKGNLLRHIKLHSGEKPFKCHLCNYACRRRDALTGHLRTHSVGKPHKCAYCGRSYKQRSSLEEHKERCHNYLQCMGLQNSIYSAVKEENSQSEQREDINLAATERALVLDRIANVAKRKSSMPQKFVGEKRFADLPYESGSGEMMQPHVIDQAINSAISYLGAESLRPLVQTPPGTGTDIVSPIYNLHKSQPVEGNGLSAKDSAAENLLLLSKSKSASSEKDGSPSPSGQDSTDTESNNEDRAGAGGGGPAAAAAAGGLIYLTNHMAPGVRNGGLPLVKEEQRHFEALRAAGMELGMGVTAEGFKVLTAEGEEVRAYRCIHCRVLFLDHVMYTIHMGCHGFRDPFECNLCGYRSQDRYEFSSHITRGEHRY, from the exons CCTGCAATATAAAAGTTGAGGCTCGGAGTGACGAGGAGAACGGGCTGGCCGCTGAGATgaatggagaggaggaggagtgtgttgCCGAAGACTTGCGCATGCTCGATGGCTCGGGGGCCAAAGTGAACGGCTCCCACGCGGGCCCCGACGGCAAGCCAGCGGGCCCCTACCCCACGGCCGGGGGCATCCGCCTCCCCAACGGGAAGCTCAAGTGCGATATCTGTGGGATAGTGTGCATTGGGCCCAATGTGCTGATGGTGCACAAGCGAAGCCACACTG GTGAAAGGCCCTTCCAGTGCACTCAGTGTGGCGCCTCTTTTACTCAGAAAGGAAACCTCCTACGGCACATCAAACTCCACTCTGGAGAGAAACCCTTCAAATGCCACCTGTGTAACTATGCGTGTCGCCGCAGAGACGCCCTCACAGGGCACCTTCGCACTCATTCAG TTGGAAAGCCCCACAAGTGTGCTTATTGTGGGCGCAGCTACAAGCAGCGAAGCTCGCTGGAAGAGCACAAGGAGCGATGTCATAACTACCTGCAGTGCATGGGCCTCCAGAACAGCATCTATAGTGCAG TGAAGGAAGAGAACAGCCAGAGTGAGCAGAGGGAAGACATAAACCTGGCTGCAACTGAGAGAGCATTGGTGCTAGACAGaatagctaatgtagctaagcgTAAGAGCTCTATGCCACAGAAGTTTGTGG GTGAGAAGCGTTTTGCTGACCTTCCGTATGAGAGTGGCTCGGGAGAAATGATGCAGCCTCATGTGATTGACCAGGCCATCAACAGCGCTATAAGCTACCTGGGGGCAGAGTCTCTGCGCCCACTGGTCCAGACCCCACCCGGCACCGGCACAGACATTGTCAGCCCCATCTACAACCTGCACAAGTCTCAGCCAGTGGAGGGCAACGGCCTGTCGGCTAAAGACAGTGCAGCAGAGAATCTACTGTTGCTGTCCAAGTCCAAATCAGCATCCAGCGAAAAGGATGGCTCCCCCAGCCCCAGTGGCCAGGACTCCACCGACACAGAGAGCAACAATGAGGACCGGGCTGGTGCCGGGGGAGGCGGaccagcagcagcggcggctgCAGGAGGCCTCATCTATCTGACCAATCACATGGCCCCTGGCGTGCGGAACGGAGGCCTGCCCCTGGTGAAGGAGGAGCAGAGGCACTTTGAAGCGCTGCGAGCAGCTGGGATGGAGCTAGGCATGGGAGTGACCGCCGAAGGCTTTAAGGTGCTGACTGCGGAGGGTGAGGAGGTCAGGGCGTACCGCTGCATCCACTGCAGGGTGCTCTTTCTGGACCATGTCATGTACACCATTCACATGGGCTGCCACGGCTTCCGAGACCCCTTCGAGTGCAACCTGTGCGGCTACCGCAGCCAGGACCGCTACGAGTTCTCCTCGCACATCACACGTGGAGAACACCGCTACTGA
- the fignl1 gene encoding fidgetin-like protein 1, protein MSSAHLDEWRRRSFDISSGTYTPEQTADAYRAHILSIQYAWASAELSPAGAASLLRTYSERYASVLDSDDQHTGLNNYADSALHLARNQKNHSDQWESSLTTENVFSLPCVQRMMRARAENSKLSVDSDDANIVVGVEVNKNEGKGNMESGSASGLKSEHHFPLSAYLPNAESVGVVSSSASVGAERVRGKDGVLAVLPSAHNTASAQAGVGPLFVHNANNFAANSGSFPQSSVGNAGMSSANNHQSVFFSSTNPSKRKNFYSSGTESNRGQCSHRGGLELGGGGQRREEVPGTNFKTAREQLIVDQQKKNSYQGQRGASANVATITKKCLGANRSRGTHSKFVSPMPRQEEEGRDDPPQDTQPIDERLKNFEPKIIELIMSEIMDHGPPVAWDDIAGLEFAKTTIKEIVVWPMLRPDIFTGLRGPPKGILLFGPPGTGKTLIGKCIACQSGATFFSISASSLTSKWVGEGEKMVRALFAIARCHQPAVIFIDEIDSLLSQRTDGEHDSSRRIKTEFLVQLDGAATSSEDRILVVGATNRPQEIDEAARRRLAKRLYIPLPEAAARQQIVTNLMTREKSQLGAEELERVVSGTEGFSGADMTQLCREAALGPIRSIQLSDIATITAEQVRPILYCDFQEALKTVRPSVSTKDLELYEEWNRTFGCGR, encoded by the coding sequence ATGAGCAGCGCACACCTGGACGAGTGGCGGAGGAGGTCCTTTGACATTTCATCTGGCACATACACACCTGAACAGACGGCCGATGCTTATCGGGCACATATCCTGTCCATTCAGTATGCATGGGCGAGTGCCGAGCTCTCTCCGGCCGGAGCTGCCAGCCTGCTTAGGACATACTCTGAACGCTACGCTTCAGTCCTGGACTCAGACGACCAGCACACAGGGCTCAACAACTACGCTGACAGTGCCCTGCACCTGGCCCGCAATCAGAAAAACCACAGTGACCAATGGGAGTCGTCCCTAACGACAGAGAATGTGTTCAGCCTGCCGTGTGTGCAGAGGATGATGCGGGCCCGGGCAGAGAACAGCAAGCTCTCTGTGGATTCAGACGATGCTAACATCGTTGTTGGTGTAGAGGTTAACAAGAATGAGGGGAAAGGTAACATGGAGTCTGGTTCTGCCAGTGGATTGAAATCAGAGCATCACTTTCCCTTGTCTGCATATCTTCCCAATGCTGAGTCGGTAGGTGTAGTGAGCAGCTCTGCAAGTGTTGGTGCAGAGAGAGTTAGAGGCAAGGATGGAGTACTAGCTGTCCTTCCTTCAGCCCATAACACTGCAAGTGCTCAGGCAGGGGTGGGACCACTTTTTGTTCATAATGCTAATAATTTTGCAGCCAACTCCGGCTCTTTTCCACAGTCCAGTGTTGGGAACGCAGGCATGTCCAGTGCAAACAATCACCAGTCTGTGTTCTTCTCCTCTACAAATCCCTCCAAGAGGAAGAACTTCTACAGTTCAGGAACTGAAAGCAACAGAGGACAATGTTCACACCGAGGAGGGCTAGAACTTGGAGGAGGTGGACAGAGAAGGGAGGAGGTTCCAGGCACAAATTTTAAAACAGCCCGAGAGCAGCTAATTGTTGACCAGCAGAAAAAGAATTCATATCAGGGCCAACGGGGCGCATCAGCTAATGTGGCCACCATAACCAAAAAGTGCCTGGGAGCAAACAGGTCACGGGGGACCCATTCCAAATTTGTCTCACCAATGCCAAGACAGGAGGAGGAAGGCAGGGATGACCCACCACAAGACACTCAGCCTATTGATGAGCGACTAAAGAATTTTGAGCCCAAGATAATTGAACTGATCATGAGTGAAATTATGGACCATGGTCCACCTGTGGCTTGGGATGATATTGCTGGCCTGGAGTTTGCCAAAACCACCATTAAAGAGATTGTAGTGTGGCCCATGCTAAGACCAGATATTTTCACTGGCCTCAGAGGTCCACCTAAAGGGATCCTCCTGTTTGGCCCACCAGGCACAGGGAAAACGCTTATAGGCAAGTGCATAGCCTGCCAGTCTGGAGCCACGTTTTTCAGCATCAGTGCCTCCTCGCTCACATCTAAGTgggtgggggagggggagaAAATGGTGAGGGCACTCTTTGCAATTGCCCGATGCCATCAACCAGCAGTCATTTTCATTGATGAGATTGACTCCCTGCTTTCTCAGCGTACAGATGGAGAACATGACTCTTCCCGCCGGATTAAGACTGAGTTCCTTGTCCAGCTCGATGGAGCTGCCACCTCCTCGGAGGATCGTATCTTGGTGGTGGGAGCCACCAATCGACCGCAGGAGATTGATGAAGCTGCCCGCCGTCGTCTTGCCAAACGACTCTACATCCCACTTCCAGAGGCTGCCGCTCGTCAGCAGATAGTGACCAACCTGATGACACGAGAGAAGAGCCAGTTAGGAGCAGAGGAGCTTGAGAGAGTGGTGTCAGGCACGGAGGGGTTCTCAGGTGCTGATATGACACAACTGTGTCGCGAGGCAGCGCTCGGCCCAATCCGCAGCATCCAGCTCAGCGACATCGCCACCATCACAGCTGAACAGGTGCGTCCTATACTCTACTGCGACTTCCAGGAGGCTCTTAAGACTGTGCGTCCCAGCGTGTCTACCAAAGACCTTGAGCTCTATGAAGAATGGAACAGGACTTTCGGCTGTGGTCGATAA
- the ttl gene encoding tubulin--tyrosine ligase, with protein sequence MNNVTPMYTFVLRDDNSSVYAEVSRILTATGKWKRLKKDNPRFNLMLGERNRLPFGRLGHEPGLMQLVNYYRGADKLCRKASLVKLIKTSPELKDSCNWFPESYIIYPTNLNTPVAPATNGISHLKSNPKTDEREVFLASYHSRKENGEGTVWIAKSSAGAKGAGILISHDANQLLEFIDNQGQVHVIQKYLEQPLLLEPGHRKFDIRSWVLVDHQYNIYLYREGVLRTSSEPYNSSDLQDMTSHLTNHCIQKEHSLNYGRYEEGNEMFFDEFRQYLLSVHNVAMETSILPQIKQIIRSCLMCIEPAISTKHLSYQSFQLFGFDFMLDENFKVWLIEINGAPACAQKLYPELCQGIVDVAISTVFSLNADALSSSPPFSTSPSLSSNSCSSPKLRAPNQIGPFLKL encoded by the exons ATGAACAACGTTACGCCGATGTACACGTTTGTCCTGAGAGATGACAACAGCAGTGTCTATGCTGAGGTCTCCAGAATCCTCACCGCTACTGGGAAATGGAAAAGACTGAAGAAGGACAATCCTCGATTCAACCTGATGCTGGGGGAGCGGAACCGGTTACCCTTCGGGCGCCTAG GTCATGAACCAGGACTCATGCAGCTGGTGAACTATTACAGAGGGGCTGACAAGCTGTGTCGCAAAGCATCTCTAGTAAA GTTAATAAAGACTAGCCCCGAGCTGAAAGACTCATGTAACTGGTTTCCTGagtcatatattatatatccaACCAATCTCAACACTCCTGTGGCTCCTGCTACCAATGGCATCAGTCACCTGAAGAGCAACCCCAAGACAGACGAGCGCGAGGTTTTCCTCGCCTCCTATCACTCTAGAAAGGAAAATGGGGAAGGAACAGTATGGATTGCTAAATCTTCTGCTGGAGCAAAAG GGGCTGGAATCTTAATATCTCATGATGCAAACCAGTTGCTTGAGTTTATTGATAATCAGGGACAGGTTCATGTCATTCAGAAGTACCTGGAGCAGCCACTGCTGTTGGAACCAGGTCATCGCAAATTCGATATAAG GAGCTGGGTGCTTGTTGACCATCAGTACAACATCTACCTGTACCGCGAGGGTGTGCTGAGAACGTCCTCAGAGCCGTACAATAGCTCTGACCTCCAGGACATGACCAGCCATCTGACCAACCACTGCATCCAGAAGGAGCACTCTCTGAACTATGGGCGCTACGAGGAGGGCAATGAGATGTTCTTTGATGAGTTCAGGCAGTACCTGCTGAGTGTTCACAATGTTGCCATGGAAACCTCCATCTTACCTCAAATCAAGCAGATAATAAG GAGTTGCCTCATGTGCATTGAACCAGCCATCAGCACTAAACACTTGTCCTACCAGAGCTTCCAGCTCTTTGGCTTTGACTTCATGCTGGATGAGAACTTTAAAGTATGGCTGATCGAAATCAACGGAGCGCCTGCCTGTGCACA GAAACTCTACCCAGAGCTGTGTCAGGGTATTGTGGACGTGGCCATTTCCACTGTCTTCTCTCTAAATGCGGAtgccctctcctcctctccaccaTTCTCGACTTCTCCGTCTCTCTCCTCCAATTCTTGCTCTTCGCCAAAACTCAGAGCACCAAACCAGATTGGCCCATTTCTCAAACTGTAA